A part of Gossypium hirsutum isolate 1008001.06 chromosome A07, Gossypium_hirsutum_v2.1, whole genome shotgun sequence genomic DNA contains:
- the LOC107943017 gene encoding alpha-N-acetylglucosaminidase: protein MLHNFAGNIEMYGILDAIASGPIEALTSENSTMVGVGMSMEGIEQNPIVYDLMSEMAFQHKKDVKAWIELYIARRYGRSSPLIRDAWNILYHTVYNCTDEAYDKNRDVIVAFPDVNPSLISSPLEMYPHYGKPTSRRAILREKKNAYEQPHLWYSTSEVIKALELFIASGKELSASNTYGYDLVDLTRQSLAKYANELFLKIIDAYKFKDVDKVTSLSQKFLDLVEDMDTLLACHDGFLLGPWLESAKQLAQNEEEEKQFEWNARTQITMWFDNTEEEASLLRDYGNKYWSGLLRDYYGPRAAVYFKILIESVENGEDFRLHKWRREWIKLTNNWQSSRKLFPVKSSGNAVSISRSLYKSI, encoded by the exons ATGCTACACAACTTTGCAGGAAATATTGAGATGTATGGAATTTTGGATGCAATAGCCTCTGGCCCTATTGAAGCTCTAACAAGTGAAAACTCAACAATG GTTGGCGTTGGAATGTCAATGGAAGGTATAGAACAGAATCCAATTGTTTATGATCTCATGTCTGAAATGGCATTTCAACACAAAAAAGATGTCAAG GCATGGATTGAATTGTATATAGCAAGGCGTTATGGACGGTCATCTCCTTTAATAAGAGACGCATGGAATATATTATACCACACAGTCTACAATTGCACGGATGAAGCCTAT GACAAAAATAGGGATGTTATTGTAGCATTTCCAGATGTCAATCCATCCCTTATTTCATCACCACTTGAGATGTATCCACATTATGGTAAACCAACTTCAAGAAGGGCCATTCTAAGGGAGAAAAAAAATGCATATGAGCAACCTCATCTATGGTATTCAACTTCTGAAGTGATAAAGGCATTAGAACTTTTTATTGCAAGTGGGAAAGAACTATCAGCAAGCAATACTTACGG CTATGACTTAGTTGACCTGACTAGACAATCTCTGGCTAAATATGCAAATGAGCTTTTCTTAAAGATCATTGACGCCTATAAGTTTAAAGATGTTGACAAAGTCACCTCTCTCAGTCAAAAGTTTCTAGACCTTGTTGAAGATATGGACACTCTTTTAGCATGCCATGATGGATTTCTTCTGGGACCTTGGCTAGAAAGTGCTAAACAACTTGcacaaaatgaagaagaagagaaacAG TTCGAGTGGAATGCAAGAACTCAAATAACCATGTGGTTTGACAACACAGAGGAGGAAGCAAGTCTACTTCGTGATTATG GAAACAAGTATTGGAGTGGACTTCTACGAGATTATTACGGCCCCCGAGCAGCagtatatttcaaaattttgatagAAAGTGTGGAGAATGGCGAGGACTTCAGGCTACATAAATGGAGGAGGGAATGGATAAAACTAACAAACAATTGGCAGAGTAGTCGGAAACTGTTTCCGGTGAAGAGCAGTGGAAATGCTGTTAGCATATCAAGGTCACTGTACAAAAGTATTTAA
- the LOC107943018 gene encoding uncharacterized protein: MAGHGFIGGCLHTHERRPVLGETGPFRSFSERVRNRGLHDLQYHKERRDPSALFLSVTANGQTPRGSATYGSARAYRSTPRTINQRCQMALRGAWNGHDRGVVAEGRPTVRQQQHAWGKGCCCFLYFGP, from the exons ATGGCCGGCCATGGGTTCATCGGAGGGTGTCTCCACACCCATGAACGGCGGCCGGTGTTAGGTGAAACGGGCCCCTTTCGGTCCTTCTCCGAACGAGTACGGAATCGGGGCCTTCACGACTTGCAGTACCACAAAGAACGGAGGGACCCCTCGGCTCTCTTTCTCTCTGTTACGGCCAATGGCCAGACCCCGAGGGGTTCGGCGACCTACGGATCGGCAAGAGCGTACCGGAGCACACCCCGAACAATAAATCAAAG GTGTCAGATGGCTCTCAGAGGTGCGTGGAACGGCCATGACAGAGGCGTGGTGGCCGAGGGGAGACCAACAGTTCGGCAGCAGCAGCATGCTTGGGGCAAGGGCTGCTGCTGTTTTCTCTATTTTGGGCCATAA
- the LOC107943020 gene encoding SNAP25 homologous protein SNAP33: MFSKTWKPKKTRAIIGPLVTRDDSQRRGAHLEQRKKLGLTPVPRGGSKSQTPPLEPTNTFQKVEVEKSKQDVALSDLSDLLGELKDMAIDMGSEIERQNKNLNGLQDDVDELNFRVRGANQRARRLLGK; the protein is encoded by the exons ATGTTCTCTAAAACTTGGAAGCCAAAGAAGACTCGTGCAATCATTGGCCCCCTTGTCACAAGAG ATGATTCACAAAGAAGGGGTGCCCATTTGGAACAAAGGAAGAAGCTTGGATTGACTCCTGTTCCTCGTGGAGGTTCAAAGTCTCAAACACCTCCCCTGGAGCCCACAAATACATTTCAAAAAGTTGAG GTTGAAAAATCAAAGCAAGATGTTGCCCTCTCCGATTTAAGTGATCTACTAGGAGAACTGAAGGATATGGCCATTGACATGGGATCTGAAATTGAGAG GCAAAACAAAAATCTGAATGGTCTCCAAGATGATGTGGATGAGTTAAATTTCCGAGTCCGAGGTGCAAACCAACGTGCTCGTCGATTACTTGGAAAGTAG